CCCTTGAGGCCCGGCTACATGCGATCAGCCAACTATGGATCCCCAATCGAGTTGGGAGCCTGCCCCCGGCTTTGACCGGGGGAAGACGAAGAATGGGGGATTGCCAGTTAGATTCATTCATTTGATACGGCCTCAACTCCTGATTCGCATGATTTAAGAATATCAAGGGACGCTTTTCCCTTTTCCCTTTTCCCTTTTCCCTTTTCACTTTTTCCTTCCCCCCGTGTCTTCATTCTTCGAACGCGTATGGGATATCGTCGCTGAAATCCCCATGGGGAAGGTGACGACGTACGGCCATATCGCGGCCAGCCTGGGCTCGCCCCGGGCGGCGCGGACGGTGGGGTGGGCGATGCAGGCGGCCGGCGACAAGGCGCTGCCCTGCCATCGCGTTGTCGCGCGCGACGGCACCTTGTCTGCCGCGTTGCGGTTTGAGGGATCTGAGGTCATGGAGGAACGCCTGCGCAGTGAGGGCGTCTCCTTCACCCCCGATGGCCGGGTGGATATGCATGCACATCTCTGGATCCCCGATGCGCGAGAATGATACCATGGGCGCAAACGCTCCCCGCGTGCCGCGCCTAACACGAAACGAGCCACACGTGGAAGTCCGCCCCTTCGCGCTCTACGCCACCGTCGAGCTCTACGACCGGATCGTGGCCTCGCCGTACCCGGCCGACCGGCTCATGCAGACCTTTTTCAAGGAGCGCAAGCAACTCGGGAAGCGGGATCGCGGGTTCATCGCCGAAACGGTTTACGGCATGCTTCGCAACCGGCGCTGGCTCGAATGGGCGTTCCCGGACCTCGACACGATGCACCGCGCGCTTGCCCATCTGGCCATCCACCAGCCTGATGCCGCGCTGCCGCTGGAGCCGGCCGACGACGCCCAACTCCGCCGCGCCGTCGCCGCGGCCCGGGAAAAGCCGCTGCCCGAATCGCCCGTCGAGTCGCTGGGACTGACGTATTCGATGCCGGATTGGATGGTGGCGACCTGGCTGGACCTCCATGGGCCGGCCGATACCGAGGCCCTCTGTGCGGCCCTCAACCGGCCGGCGCCTTTGGTGATCCGGGTCAACACCCTCAAGACGACCCGCGAGGCGCTGCGGCAGACCCTCGCCGACGCCGGCCACGCGAGCGAACCGACGCCGGCGAGTCCGGATGGACTCATCCTCGCCACCAAGGCGAACCTGTTCTCCCTGCCGGCATTCCACGAAGGGCATTTCGAAATCCAGGACGAGGGCAGCCAGCTGCTTTCATACCTACTGAACGCCCGGCCCGGGCAGCAGGTGATCGACGGCTGCGCCGGCGGCGGAGGCAAAACCCTCCATCTGGCCGCGCTGATGCAGAACAAGGGCGTGCTCTACGCCTTCGACGTCGCCCACCGCCGGCTAGAGGAGTCGAAGCCCCGCATCCGCCGCGCCGGCGCCTCGAACATCCGCCTCCGCCCGATCGACACCAACCGCTCGCGCGACGTCA
This Rhodothermales bacterium DNA region includes the following protein-coding sequences:
- a CDS encoding methylated-DNA--[protein]-cysteine S-methyltransferase; amino-acid sequence: MSSFFERVWDIVAEIPMGKVTTYGHIAASLGSPRAARTVGWAMQAAGDKALPCHRVVARDGTLSAALRFEGSEVMEERLRSEGVSFTPDGRVDMHAHLWIPDARE
- a CDS encoding RsmB/NOP family class I SAM-dependent RNA methyltransferase, whose translation is MEVRPFALYATVELYDRIVASPYPADRLMQTFFKERKQLGKRDRGFIAETVYGMLRNRRWLEWAFPDLDTMHRALAHLAIHQPDAALPLEPADDAQLRRAVAAAREKPLPESPVESLGLTYSMPDWMVATWLDLHGPADTEALCAALNRPAPLVIRVNTLKTTREALRQTLADAGHASEPTPASPDGLILATKANLFSLPAFHEGHFEIQDEGSQLLSYLLNARPGQQVIDGCAGGGGKTLHLAALMQNKGVLYAFDVAHRRLEESKPRIRRAGASNIRLRPIDTNRSRDVTRLHGKADAVLIDSPCSGSGVLRRNPDATWKLSEEGLAGLNREQRDILEAYTPLVKPGGRLVYATCSLFPQENERIVEEFLTVHPEMRLVPAGEALAAQGLTVPDQTDAYLRLMPHRHGTDGFFGAVMERI